A single region of the Solwaraspora sp. WMMD406 genome encodes:
- a CDS encoding DivIVA domain-containing protein, with translation MRSAAYRPIRPWQVRNQRFRPVGVTARGLDPVEVGAFLDRVAHDLGVLYAELDRTWEQNDRIKDALRRWQSAQATMNQAAINQVPVNRAPVYQAAVR, from the coding sequence ATGCGCTCGGCGGCGTACCGGCCGATCCGGCCCTGGCAGGTGCGCAACCAACGGTTCCGCCCGGTCGGCGTCACGGCCCGGGGCCTCGACCCGGTCGAAGTCGGCGCGTTCCTCGACCGCGTCGCTCACGACCTCGGCGTCCTCTACGCCGAACTCGACCGCACCTGGGAACAGAACGACCGGATCAAGGACGCGTTGCGCCGCTGGCAGAGCGCCCAAGCCACGATGAACCAGGCCGCGATCAACCAGGTCCCGGTCAACCGGGCCCCGGTCTACCAGGCCGCCGTCCGGTGA
- a CDS encoding LysE family transporter, translating into MFHALTSGLLAGYGIAVPVGAIGVLIVTVSAQVSLRHGAAAGLGVATADGLYALAAVVAGTTVARLLDAAIGILRTAAAVVLAAIAVRGIVVAMRARRAATEAPRRSAPARSAPARSIARTYAAFVGLTLLNPMTIVYFAALVVGHQGDTMGVSDSRVLVGLVFVGAAFLASASWQLALAAGGAVLGRALAGPRGRLVTALVGNGIIGLLAIRLAMG; encoded by the coding sequence GTGTTCCACGCGCTGACATCCGGGTTGCTCGCCGGCTACGGCATCGCGGTCCCGGTCGGCGCGATCGGGGTCCTGATCGTCACCGTCTCCGCGCAGGTGTCGCTGCGGCACGGCGCGGCCGCCGGACTCGGCGTCGCCACCGCCGACGGCCTGTACGCGCTCGCCGCCGTCGTCGCCGGCACGACCGTCGCCCGACTGCTCGACGCGGCGATCGGCATCCTGCGGACGGCCGCCGCCGTGGTGCTCGCCGCGATCGCCGTACGCGGAATCGTCGTGGCGATGCGGGCCCGTCGAGCGGCGACCGAGGCCCCGCGGCGGTCGGCACCGGCGCGGTCGGCACCGGCGCGGTCGATCGCCCGGACGTACGCCGCCTTCGTCGGGCTGACGTTGCTCAACCCGATGACCATCGTCTACTTCGCCGCTCTCGTGGTCGGCCACCAAGGGGACACGATGGGTGTGAGCGACAGTCGAGTGCTCGTCGGCCTGGTGTTCGTCGGTGCGGCGTTTCTCGCCTCGGCGAGCTGGCAACTGGCGCTGGCTGCCGGCGGCGCTGTCCTCGGACGCGCCCTGGCCGGTCCACGTGGCCGGCTGGTCACCGCATTGGTCGGCAACGGCATCATCGGCCTGCTCGCCATCCGCCTCGCCATGGGATGA